In Bacteroidota bacterium, the DNA window GGTGGTGCATTCAAAGCAAGAGGTGCATTTAATGCCTCTCTGCAGTTAACGAATGAGGAGCTGGCAAAAGGTGTTGCCACACACTCCTCAGGTAATCATGCCACTGCACTTAGTCTCGCTGCCCGTACTTTGGGCATTCCTGCTTACATCGTCATGCCATCCAACTCAAAACGGATAAAGATTGTTTCTGTTGAGGCTTTTGGTGGTAAAATTACTTTTTGTGAACCTACTCTTCAGGCGAGAGAATCAACTCTGGAAGAGATAGTTCAAAAGACAGGTGCTGTTTTCATCCCTCCTTATGATGACTACCGGATTATTGCCGGGCAGGCAACAGCAGCAAAGGAACTGATCGAGGAGATCGAAAACCTCAATGCAATAATTGCTCCGGTTGGTGGCGGCGGTCTTCTTTCAGGAACTGCCCTATCAGTAAATTATTTCTCAAAGGGATGTGCTGCTTACGCCGCTGAACCCGCAGGGGCTGACGATGCATGGAGATCGCTCAAAGCTGGTAAAATTATTCCCTCCATCAACCCTGTTACCATCTCCGACGGGCTGCTGACATCCCTCGGGACACGCAATTTCCCCATAATACAGGAACTCGTTTCAGAGATAATCCGGGTCGAAGAGAGTGAAATCATATCCGCAATGCGTTTGCTCTGGGAACGGTTGAAAATTGTAGTCGAACCAAGCTCTGCAACAGTCCTGGCTGCTGTGTTGAAATCAAAAGATTTGTTCGAAGGCAAAAAAACAGGGTTGATACTATCGGGAGGAAATGTCGATCTCTCCGAGATGAAGAATTATTTTTGATCTCTCGCAGAACTTTATGAATATTACAAACGCGACTTCCTGGGCTTTAGACTTGGCACTCAACAACACGCTCCAAAATTCATAATTCACAACTCATAACTCATAACTAACAACTCCCCCTCTTCTTTTTTCTTTCTTTCAATTTTGTTATATTTGCAGGCTACATTATTGCGAAAGTGGCGAAATTGGCAGACGCGCTAGACTTAGGATCTAGTGGAGAGATCCGTGGGGGTTCGAGTCC includes these proteins:
- a CDS encoding pyridoxal-phosphate dependent enzyme; translation: MFPSANEICDAHQRIFPYVHKTPVLTSKSIDELAGASLFFKCENMQRGGAFKARGAFNASLQLTNEELAKGVATHSSGNHATALSLAARTLGIPAYIVMPSNSKRIKIVSVEAFGGKITFCEPTLQARESTLEEIVQKTGAVFIPPYDDYRIIAGQATAAKELIEEIENLNAIIAPVGGGGLLSGTALSVNYFSKGCAAYAAEPAGADDAWRSLKAGKIIPSINPVTISDGLLTSLGTRNFPIIQELVSEIIRVEESEIISAMRLLWERLKIVVEPSSATVLAAVLKSKDLFEGKKTGLILSGGNVDLSEMKNYF